The nucleotide sequence ggaaaatgaggccagattattgtcttgaagaatgtgttgaaggtgagtgatgccctttcccatccatgtgaaagttaagtgttttttattgacggtgaaatctgggttattccaaatcggggtgcgaattgatggtgctataggtgaatcagtgatgtggtagaatctccaccaggctgtcagagtagctgaaattgttggggctttgaaggatggatgtttttgaccgactgactgcagaaagggagatctgagattttaatttctttacagattgtttgttctaggtctaaccaggtgttgtctgagggggtggggtgtagccatttgtggatgaagtggagctggttggccagggcatagtgctggaagtgtggggcctctagtcctcccattgcttttggttttggagagtggcgaagtttgatccttggggtcttatctttccagtagaatttagtgattaatgaatcgagagacttaaaccagagggtggtgggctgggttggaatcatagagaatagatagtttattttgggcagtattgtcattttgattactgagattctgcccatgatggataatgggaggttcttccagcgttgaaggtcatcatctattgaagtgagtagaggggaataatttaggctaaataagtctgacagcctggggagacttttatccctaagtaagtgatatagttagtgcagagtgggataggtgaagagttggctgtcacatcccagctgttgggatgtaatgggagaactgcagatttattccaattgattgagtattcagaaattttagagaatgtgtcaatgagtttgatggtttcttctactgatgttgtggggtcttgaagaaagagaagaatgtcgccagcataaaggctgattttgtgatgcatatatggagtctggacacctttgatgagggggttctgacggatggcagctgctaggggttcaatgaagattgtaaatagtgagggggagagtgggcacccctgtctagttccccgtgaagagtgaaactttgtgatgttagtccattggtgattactgtggctgaaggagaggtatatagaagtttaatccagttaatgaacgactcccaagccaaacctccctaatgtggaaaacaggaaattccagttcaccctatcaaaagctttttcaaggcccagagttgctatgatggtattatcttgaaaatttgtagagtgatacattatatttaacagtctgcgggtgttggtggatgaaattctacctttaatgaagcctgtttggtctgggtggataatggatggggtgacctctgctaatctgtgtgctagcatttttgcgattatcttattgtccacattgaggagagaaattggtcggtagctggatggcaatgttgggtccttattgggcttgaggagcagtgaaattgaggctgtggtggaactatTTGGAAGACgccctttctgttttgattcattaatcattctgatgaaaagtggagctaagatggtccaaaattgtttgtagaactcagcaggaaagccatccgacctggtgctttattatcgggcatctgtttcagagcatcaaacagttcttgttgagttataggtgattctagTTTTTTATTTCgggtctcattgagttgtggtaattcgatgctgtttaggaaagagtctatgaattcctggttggggtttatttctgaagaatatagtttattgtaaaactggtaaaaaaaaacatgatttatttcttcaggtgagctggttagcttccctgctgagttctttatgaccggattgttgatttttctttgttacgttggatttgatttgctaagtatttacctgatttattgctatggtggaagttttcctgccttagacggtgaatcataaattgagtgtgtttattgagtatttcattgagtttgaatttatgtttcctaagttttgcctgtgtttcttcagttgggttgcttgcattggtttcttctaactgtttaattttattgttgagttctacttcctgttctttttcccttttttttttgtatactgaatatgagatgattcttcctctgagtactgcttttcctgtttcccacagaagggaaggagatgattcaggggagccgttcatttctagaaagaatgcccactctctcccaacaaaactgatgaaatttgggtcttgtaagagggatgtattaaaacgccatttgctaattggtcgctgttggttcgttatgttccatttaattgtaactggggcatgatcgctaatgactatgggatgaatagttgaatcagagatatttttcattatagagttgctggttagaaaataatcaatacgggaataggagtggtggaccggagagaaaaaaagagtagcatttggagtctgggtgctgaagccgccaacaatcgccaaggccagaatcgccatgaactgttttattgtttttgtggattgccagattcgtttgcttttagagtgatcagatctgtcaaatgtggggtctaacactgtattaaagtcgcctgcaattatgatgggacagcccgatagagttgagatggaggtgaagaggttctgaaagaaaactgggttgtctgtattagggccataaacattaacaattgttacaggggtattgtgaattgagatgtttatgatgacaaaacgtccttctgggtctgtgatggtggcgttatggatgaatgagattcttttgttaatcagaatgcaaactcccctttgttttgtattgtaatgagatgagaaaatgtgattgaattgtcttgatttgatgcgggtgtagtctaattctgagagatgagtttcttgtaggagacatatgtcagcttttaaactatccaaatgatttaagattttcagcctctttgcctgagattggatcaaatcttgaaaatgggttgttcaaagggaaacaaggatcctgaaattggattagatcacataatctattcttggttttgatctggataaaacctttgtgttcaaaacttttgagttagattggaataaatttgatccataaaattaggattaccctgtgctgtaacattatagtgtgctaacctccacaacccaacagtattctaacagtacgctattctagtgtgctaatctttacaacccaatagtattctaacaatacttgATTCTACGGGACTATGtatttgtcatggataagatgaagggtttgataatggaaggcagtgtttcctagagaatttaattgtatttgtggtgatAGGTGAACGGGGgggggttctgtgttggagtcaataagatacaCAGCCTATAATcatacagttatacttgccttgtgtgctaacctccacaacccaacagcattctattctagtatgctaacctcaggggtgaaagtagtttttatttcttggtggtACTATGATATAGAGTTATAATGCGCGCCCAGAGCGCGCGCCGAAAATTTCacttagcctaattatttattatttatttatttgtttatttactgtattacagtctacttatcaagcattcactaggacttcttatcactctagtatcactctttaacccacctgcatctgtttttgattatgaataaattgcaaacacttaatttcaacatttatttatttatttaacctagttactctgcttgctcccacttccaatcaattttttttatataggctactgtatatcatgaaacacgtttctttgagtcatgcctttttatttgggagactgcaacatacttctgtccgctaaaacactttcattattaTTGCATAAGATCTGGTTAAGCCGCACacgctgtctgtctctttgtctctccagcaaaacactgcacacataaaagcagaataggctatttaaacatcaacatatttttctttggcctgtatgttttttttatttgggagactttcCAAGAAACGTCCGTCTGCTAAAACACTTTGGATACCTGTGCACGTTGGCGCAATTACTGTAGGCACGCTATAGCTTGCTCGTTGTCTGTCCAGCTGCACGGGAGGTTTAGACACAATTCAGAAcgatgtatatgaaatatattttgggggaaacgtgttgcttctggtaatttgacgttagcagttgtgttgttatgctgaaagtgctatatttttcagagacagtatagttttctttccgGTACGGCATACCCtctccaaatattttagtggtactccgtaccggccagtaccggcttactttcaccccgctaacctccacaacccaacagcatgTGAACtctaatgcttcaagtgggatttgaactctcaacctaaggatcaccagtacaaggcattatcccactgagccactgtcaataCTACATGTtagccagtcacattcacatggtgaaaatgtgtattggtaaacacacaacaagaaaaactccaagcatacatttgacaataaaatgaagggctttcctaaaagagtacacctgaaaactttttgaaattctggggcaattagacatttgtagagatgaacactaatggatgaaatataaatatgatagacttaatgatgaaggaaaaatagtaaacaaaatagttcccctaaatgtcagagtgtctcagcattctgattcttggcaactaatgactgtgtattttgattgatgatgtcattcaggtgctgttcaattgtgtgaatcttcaataaccaacAGCATTCGAGCATGAGCCTAAAGCTTGACCAGGGattcgaactctcaacctaacaaacaccagcactaggcattatcccactgagccactgtcagTCCTAAATAATGgacagtcacattcacatggtgaaaatgtgtgttggcaaacatacaacatcaagaaaattcctagcatacatttgacaatagaattaagggctttataaaaaaagagtagagatctgaaaatgtgcactgttaatggtatccacctaatgatggttgtatggttgttatccaaggaaaaaaaatactcatataggaatataggtgatataggagaaatgggctgagtggtcgaactttattggcctatatctgTGAAATGGAACtacatatttaaattattttgataACTTGTGTGAGGCTTGGtttaaacattgtctgtgagaattttggtgaagatgtgatcatttttagagcataagaccagggtgaaaaagatgcatctgaatttagagattaatataatgaaagaattttgagtctaggtcaatttgttaaggagaaataagcgtttttgacaagagcgccacctttgggtgcagtaccccaaattttgggttatgggtagtggggggtactggtaacaatacttgaaaatgtCAAGTTTCTAGGACTTACGGTTTAAGTGGTCTAACTgtattggcctatatctctgaaatggaacgaaatatcaaaattctgagcagtaacttttgtgaggcttgatctaaacattgtctgtgagaattttggtgaagatttgattcttttttaagactgtgaaactttttataatgtttggcttttccatgaaattgtgtcaaaagtaaaattttttagaccataagaccagggccaaaaatatgcatctgagtttagagattaatattatgaaagaattttgagtctaggtcaatctggtaaggagagattagcataattcactttttttttctaatagcgccacctttgggtgcagtaccccaaatgttgggttatgggtagaggggggtactgaaaatttgaagagttttggagttacggtttaggctgcagtatgacttttacagaattttggccaaaaatgaacggtacagaaacaatatgagtcctgcagctacgctgctcggacccctaataataagaaaacttaagaagaacaataagtgtgctgctttgcaagcacatacttaactagatgtaccgcatagcggtacaaaatatgaccgccgctcagtcctgtacatccgttccgcgaaaataaatcacacttcaatttgtctccatattttactccatccccccactcttgaaacttttgtgtatgcttgtttggcatgcctgagtgtgtgcagcggctgcacagagagtagcctactggtgctgaaaaggtgaatagattgtagaatagccaaagaagatgtagcattgttataaaacctttaacatctctaaacaatcacaagtagggcagttcatcacagttcatccattgcaactggattgatgaaaggtcacttacacctgtaggctacattgtatttgggaaaagcaaaaggtatcagcataatgttatttatttatttatttataaacaaaatacatttttgtttgcgccatctagtggacaaacgactacttatcgccaatactggaaatgcagccatgatgatgatgatgaatatatattttggctttcttttaatcctactgaatttgtaattatgtatcggccgttctaataccgatagtatgtgggtgcctgtgtgtgtgtgcatgtgtatatgtgtgcaccgccatctacaggccaatgagtgtacagtcactaaatgtacacataatctatttttttaagacccccccatggatgaaattctacgaaacttggcatacccccagagaatgccaggtcaatcatacaaataaaatttggtgcagttctgaacatcttaactgaagataggggcgattaaagcagaataatattgcattttcattttttaccggggaggtgcaaataacaaatgagtgattatgggccagattgatgtgggcccttgagaccaacataccataaaagattcttcatcctcggtgccacggttcaggttcaaaaactgcttttttggcggttcggggggcccagcacgggggagTGGACCCCGGGAACGAAACGATTTTTTTCCGTAAaggtctagtggggctacatacccaccaaatttcatgtgtcccggtggttcggtgtcccgggtatcgttgaccaaaaatgaccaaaaattcaggaagtagatgacgggaaaaaaaaaaaaaaaaaactttgacaatccctatatgaccctatatgaccgcttcgctagagGCGGTCATAATTAGCTCTCCAAGTACTACCACCATTATTACTGGCATTAAAATGCAGTAGCGTAGGCCAGTTTAACATAATTACTACACGTTTTGTGTCGTTTGTTGTTGGTGGAAGCATCAGTCACTTCTGCTGGGCTTATTGTCACCTACTTCCGTTTCGGCTCGACATATTCACCACACTTATCTTTCTTAATCCTATTTGGAGCCATGATTACATGAATGTTTCTGATCCATCATGTTTGCTTCCTTTTCCTTTGCTGCCATCACAGCTTTGCTTGTCAACCATTTGCTAATGCTCCATACAGTTAAACGATGAAAGACAAAAAATAGTTTAAATTTAACTTCAGTGATCGCGTGGTTAAGGATTTTGcattttatatattttgatCATCTTTTGTGTCatctttacttaaaaaaaaaaaaaaaaaaaaaaaaaaaaaaattggagaCTCTTGGAGTACCACTAGAAGGAGTCCGCGTACCACCAGTGGTACCTGTACCACAGTTTAGGAACCACTGTCTAGTGTAATTATGAAGGctataaaataaacaaaccaacTCTAATCGCATACATGAAGTTGAACCGGCTCTGCATGAATTCAACGAGTTTCACATGCAGAACCCATGTTTCATTAGTGTAAGTTCCTACCCGGGACGTTGTGTCTGGCGTACATTTCCCTCCAAACACTGCCCTTGGTTTCCTCTGCGAGGTGAAATACTCTCCAGTTGAGTTGGTGTCGGTTGTGTTTGAAGCAAGGCACTTTAACTCCTGTCTTTAAAGATGGGGCTTCTCCCCGAAGAAGCAAAGGTGCTCCCTCCACCTGGGATTGCGAACAGAAATTCAGTTTGGCTCGGCATGACTGGTTTGTTGACATCAATGCTGCACAACACTCTGAACCGAAGGCCTGCCCTGGTGTCCGGTGAGTGATATAgtgatagctaacgttagccacaATTGCTAGCTGcggattttatttttataagtaAAGCGTACAGTCAATTTAGATTAATTCGAAAATTAATTGTTGAGTTATTGAAATAACAGCTGGTTGACAGTTTAACAAACATGGTTGAATTTACGGTTGTTAATGTTAGCTTATCGTAAGGTACAGGCAGACAGAAATGTTATATTGTCTTGAACGTTAAGTTAATGTCATTCAAGTTAGCGTTAtacgtcttataaacaaaataaacacatggtTCTTTCAAACCAAAGACCAGAGTTGGACGAGAGTGACCTGTGTTCAGCCCTTGGGCAATTCAAACCAAGACGGTGAACGTGGGTGCTCTGTCTAGGCTACTCCAGAAGTCATATAATGTCACAATTACAAAAGAAATGCGCCAGGGTGGGTTGGAGTTTGGAGTACAGACATGCCACCTTTTCCGCCTACTCGGAGTTAGCAGGCCTGAAGGCCATTCACACCTACATTGACCCTGGTTGTACATTGGTTCAACCCAGGTAGAGAGATGGGTTGCCAAACAACACTGGTCAAAGCCTTGGTGTGAAAGTGAAAGGAGTGTATTAGCCCTGTAGGGAGTCCATATTCTTTTTATTTGTAAAAGTGTCAGTGTTCACAATCAGCTAGTTTTGATAGCAAACTACCTAATGGTAAGGTAATGTGATGAGTGTGGCTTTAAAACAGACAATACAGTGTACCTGGTATTGTCATAAATCCTGACATCATTTGTTGTATTCCAGTAGGCTTAAATAATGTGATTAGTAGTATTGGCTGAATCGAATTGCTGCTTCCAATTGGCATGTGTAGTTCAGATGTATAGTCTACTCGGACTGGATTGCAAGTAAACATGTTTTCTCCTCTGAAGGTCTCCATCGGCACACCCTGCTTGCAACGGTGGGGTGGTTTGTTGGCTATCACGTCACCAAAATTGTGAATTACAAGCAAGCCAAACTGGACCGGGACATGATGTCATATATCCGATCCCACCCTGAAGAATTTCCTGAAAAAGGTAACCTCAAGTCTATGATTATCTCCcacattgttttgtattttgatgCATCTGAAGAGGCCATACTAAATATATGTTAAGTTTCTGACATTATGTCATTTCTGTCATTTTGTTTCTGCAGAGAGGAGGACATATGCTGAGATTGTGGAGCCTTTTCATGCAATTCGTTGATGCATCCAAGAATGCAAGTGTAGACGTTCCACGGATGGGTGTAGTCTACTGTTGTGTGATACACTGCTTCTAatacaatgtattatattatacgTCATATAAAGAATAAATATTGTTGTCCATATTTGGTCATTATTGTTTTGTACTATATGAGAGATATATGATATGTCAGATGTTGATTCATTTTGAATAGTACTGTGCAAAAGTCTTAGGCCCCTTACATCTGTTGCTTTACCAATGCTTCAAGGACCATATATTTACAGTACATACCACTGTTTTCATCAGAATAAGGAAATACGGTGTATGTACACAATATTTAAGAAACACAAAacattcagttttttttctggTTCCATTCTAATTTCAGTCTCAGGCCTCCACTGGATTTGTTTGGGGCATCCGTAGCCCACTGGATAGGGAATCCGAAAGGTGGCCGGTTTGATCCCTGACTGGTAGggaaaatgtgggtggggggagtgattgaacagctctctcccacatccacggatgaggtgcccttgagcaaggcacctaacccccaactgctccccgGGTGCCAGGATTTAGGCTGCCCACTGttctgggtgtgtatgtgtgctcctagtgtgctcactgcactgagggtgtgtgtgcgtgtttgaatgggtgtacactttgtatgtgagtgtgttgtacACTACCCCGGATGGgtgaaatgcagagaacaaattccTTATAAGTATACTTGGCCCATAAACCTCATTTACATTAACACTGTTATAATGACGAATCTTGCAAAGGGGAAGCTTTGAACGGGCGGCCACTCCCCACCCAGGCCAATGATCCTGGGCATGTCTAGCCTGCTAGAAGCTGCTGGCAAGTCCAGCTGTGATGGTATCTCAAGATCAGTTGTTGACTTCACCGTGGCTCACCCAAAagctgcccctgcccctgcccctgcggTGTTATGAAGAGCA is from Alosa alosa isolate M-15738 ecotype Scorff River chromosome 15, AALO_Geno_1.1, whole genome shotgun sequence and encodes:
- the ndufc2 gene encoding NADH dehydrogenase [ubiquinone] 1 subunit C2, with translation MGLLPEEAKVLPPPGIANRNSVWLGMTGLLTSMLHNTLNRRPALVSGLHRHTLLATVGWFVGYHVTKIVNYKQAKLDRDMMSYIRSHPEEFPEKERRTYAEIVEPFHAIR